The Corynebacterium pseudopelargi genome contains a region encoding:
- a CDS encoding CrcB family protein — MRILNSPALGIALGAACGSVLRAELLFVLPGLWTLAFINVLGSFLMGRLAPPAWLGTGFLGGFTSFSTFTALLTSTDSPFVAGFYLAGTTAGCVCAWLMGSALRQRT, encoded by the coding sequence ATGCGCATTCTTAACTCGCCGGCACTGGGCATTGCCCTTGGCGCGGCATGCGGATCGGTTTTGCGCGCAGAATTGCTCTTTGTGCTGCCCGGCCTGTGGACCTTGGCCTTTATTAACGTCCTTGGCAGCTTCCTCATGGGCAGACTCGCCCCACCAGCATGGCTTGGCACCGGATTCCTTGGTGGCTTTACTAGCTTTTCGACGTTCACCGCGCTACTCACCAGCACCGACTCACCTTTTGTTGCCGGTTTCTATCTTGCAGGCACCACCGCGGGGTGCGTGTGCGCATGGCTTATGGGATCCGCATTGAGGCAAAGAACATGA
- a CDS encoding ABC transporter ATP-binding protein, with amino-acid sequence MSPDTTYDERDVISSREKDKAGRKAFQRLIRPISLALTIARILAFISAVLSVGPYIALVWLAEALLGQGGAQGSNEGEVKSALTLLIGLFLARLVVYLVALTVSHFADVKLRHLLQRQIAQRLSQAPLSWFSRTNSGQVRKAVQDDTAEIHAVVAHAPVDSTVAIVSPLALLAYVFYLNLMLGILAIITLPVYLGLMAFTMRGMGEKTAEMDTRLGHVSATMVEFVTGISVVKAFGQTGQAHARYDRATKDFHKFYLAWCGPMLRISAMSYVAISTSVLVLVNLGLGSLLIRSGHAQATDLIPTTIVALAIPQAFETLANMAWSLQIAGSAALRVQNILNIPQISQDAASADALPEGIKGQSVDFEDVSYSYGAHKAIDHVSLHLEAGTTTALIGPSGSGKTTLATLLARFSDPDEGCIRIGGVDLRHWPAEKLYRHVGFVLQDPQILSLSIRDNVALGKEDASDEEIWQALESAQVAEEIRALEHGLDTIYGVDTHLSGGQCQRLAIARALLLNTPVLILDEATAFADPESEAQIQQALSALVHNPQHPKTVLVIAHRPASVRHVDQVVIMENGKISAQGTPQEVSEQPLYMALWEGSAR; translated from the coding sequence ATGAGCCCCGACACAACCTATGACGAGCGCGACGTGATCAGTAGCCGGGAAAAAGATAAGGCGGGAAGAAAAGCCTTCCAAAGACTCATACGTCCAATCTCCTTAGCGCTGACCATCGCAAGGATCCTGGCCTTCATCTCCGCTGTGCTCAGCGTCGGACCCTATATCGCCCTGGTGTGGTTGGCTGAGGCCTTGCTCGGCCAAGGAGGAGCTCAGGGCAGTAATGAAGGCGAAGTGAAATCGGCGCTCACGCTGCTGATCGGGCTGTTCCTTGCCCGGCTGGTGGTGTATCTGGTGGCCTTAACGGTTTCGCATTTTGCAGACGTGAAATTGCGGCACCTGTTGCAACGCCAGATCGCCCAGCGCCTCTCACAAGCCCCGCTCTCGTGGTTTTCGCGCACCAATTCCGGTCAGGTGCGAAAGGCAGTCCAAGACGACACCGCAGAAATTCACGCGGTGGTTGCACACGCTCCGGTCGATAGCACCGTGGCCATCGTGAGTCCTTTGGCGCTGTTGGCCTATGTGTTTTATCTCAACTTGATGCTGGGGATACTCGCCATCATCACGCTTCCGGTGTACCTCGGCCTCATGGCCTTCACTATGAGGGGCATGGGCGAGAAAACCGCGGAGATGGATACCCGTCTCGGCCACGTTTCGGCCACCATGGTGGAGTTTGTCACGGGCATTTCGGTGGTCAAAGCCTTTGGCCAAACCGGTCAGGCACACGCCAGGTACGATCGCGCCACCAAAGACTTTCACAAGTTTTATCTTGCTTGGTGTGGCCCGATGCTGCGGATCTCTGCGATGTCGTATGTCGCCATTTCCACCTCGGTGCTCGTGTTGGTCAATCTCGGACTAGGCTCACTGCTGATTCGCAGCGGCCATGCCCAAGCCACAGACCTCATCCCCACCACCATCGTCGCCTTAGCCATCCCGCAGGCTTTCGAAACCTTGGCCAACATGGCGTGGTCGCTGCAAATTGCTGGCAGCGCGGCACTTCGTGTTCAAAACATTTTGAATATCCCCCAAATCTCTCAGGACGCAGCCAGTGCTGATGCCCTCCCCGAAGGCATCAAGGGACAATCCGTGGACTTTGAGGATGTGAGTTATAGCTACGGCGCCCATAAGGCCATCGATCACGTCTCGTTGCACCTAGAAGCCGGTACCACCACAGCCCTGATCGGGCCTTCCGGTTCAGGCAAGACAACACTGGCAACGCTATTAGCCCGGTTTAGCGACCCGGATGAAGGATGCATCCGCATCGGGGGAGTGGACTTGCGTCATTGGCCGGCAGAAAAGCTGTATCGGCACGTGGGTTTCGTGCTGCAAGATCCACAGATCCTGAGTCTTTCTATCCGCGACAATGTTGCGCTTGGCAAAGAGGACGCCAGCGATGAAGAAATTTGGCAGGCACTCGAAAGCGCCCAGGTAGCCGAAGAGATTCGGGCATTGGAGCACGGACTCGACACGATCTATGGCGTCGACACGCACCTATCGGGTGGCCAATGTCAACGACTCGCCATCGCCAGGGCGCTGCTGTTGAACACCCCGGTGCTGATCTTGGATGAGGCAACTGCCTTTGCCGATCCCGAATCCGAAGCACAGATTCAGCAGGCCTTAAGCGCCCTAGTCCATAACCCCCAGCACCCCAAGACAGTGCTGGTGATTGCGCACCGTCCGGCCTCAGTTCGGCACGTCGATCAAGTGGTGATCATGGAAAACGGCAAGATCAGCGCCCAGGGCACACCACAAGAAGTCAGTGAACAACCGCTCTACATGGCTCTTTGGGAAGGAAGCGCACGATGA
- a CDS encoding DoxX family protein yields the protein MAATSSHADNKGRAPAAQWILEALSFISRFGLAFIWLFAGFEKATDPVGTQQSIEGYDIFSPTWAQWIAQVIGPLEIAGGVLLLLGIFLRQAGKLSAVVLVLFIVGISQAWARGLSIDCGCFGASATGHMDYFWTILRDLLFIAMSMICVLRPYRRFALYT from the coding sequence GTGGCAGCAACATCAAGCCACGCCGATAACAAAGGGCGTGCGCCTGCTGCTCAGTGGATCCTTGAGGCACTGAGCTTTATCTCGCGTTTTGGCCTGGCCTTTATCTGGCTCTTTGCGGGCTTTGAAAAAGCCACCGACCCGGTTGGCACGCAGCAATCCATCGAAGGCTACGACATTTTCAGCCCCACCTGGGCTCAATGGATTGCCCAAGTAATTGGCCCGCTTGAAATTGCCGGTGGCGTGTTGCTGCTGCTTGGTATCTTCCTTAGGCAAGCAGGCAAGCTTTCTGCCGTGGTGCTGGTGCTCTTTATTGTGGGCATCTCCCAGGCTTGGGCCAGGGGCTTGAGCATTGATTGCGGCTGCTTCGGCGCTTCGGCCACCGGGCACATGGATTATTTTTGGACGATCCTGCGCGACCTCCTCTTTATTGCTATGTCGATGATCTGCGTGCTTCGGCCTTATCGACGTTTCGCGCTGTACACATAA
- a CDS encoding DsbA family protein, translated as MSNKNKIQNPNEKSKSFLWALVALIVVVVAVVGYIVMQGRANSKNEFADHPVQDVAFNVAVDNNAITLKSDKAGKDAKVVDIYEDYSCPHCGDLAIETDEETRKLLDEGKVILNIRDLNFLDDKNGADGEPATDGNSTLAGASALAIAQDGDAKTYWAYRDLLYKEQGSIYNKWNADDFADAAAQIGASEDAVAKIRDYALREELVEHAAANAKELESKLDKVSSPQVFVDGKHIEGNPAEWVNNV; from the coding sequence GTGAGTAATAAGAACAAGATTCAGAATCCGAACGAAAAGTCCAAGAGCTTCCTTTGGGCGCTCGTGGCACTGATCGTTGTGGTGGTGGCCGTGGTTGGCTACATCGTGATGCAAGGCCGCGCCAATAGCAAGAATGAATTTGCTGATCACCCGGTCCAGGACGTGGCATTCAACGTGGCAGTGGATAACAACGCCATCACCTTGAAGTCTGATAAGGCAGGCAAGGACGCCAAGGTAGTCGATATCTACGAGGACTACTCCTGCCCCCACTGCGGTGATCTCGCCATCGAAACTGACGAGGAAACCCGCAAGCTTCTCGACGAAGGCAAGGTCATCTTGAACATCCGCGACCTGAACTTCCTCGATGATAAAAACGGTGCCGATGGTGAGCCCGCCACCGACGGCAACTCCACCCTCGCTGGCGCTTCCGCACTTGCCATCGCCCAAGACGGCGACGCCAAGACCTACTGGGCATACCGCGACCTGCTGTACAAGGAGCAGGGCAGCATCTACAACAAGTGGAACGCTGATGACTTTGCCGATGCCGCCGCTCAAATCGGTGCCTCCGAAGACGCAGTAGCAAAGATCCGCGACTACGCCCTGCGCGAAGAACTCGTTGAGCACGCAGCCGCTAACGCCAAGGAGCTCGAGAGCAAGCTGGACAAGGTTTCCTCCCCGCAGGTGTTTGTTGATGGCAAGCACATCGAGGGCAACCCTGCAGAATGGGTCAATAACGTTTAA
- the pgm gene encoding phosphoglucomutase (alpha-D-glucose-1,6-bisphosphate-dependent), translating to MAHPRAGQVAQPEDLIDIAELVTAYYTRIPDPENPDQQVAFGTSGHRGSSLDTAFNEQHILATTQAIVDYRLKHNIGGPIFIGRDPHALSEPAMISALEVLLANDLEVLVDDRGRYTPTPAVSHAILQHNAALSGGVTGSDPKRADGIVITPSHNPPRDGGFKYNPPNGGPADTDATDWIAQRANELLRGGLNGVKRSSVSGVLDPRTRKYNYLDSYIADLPNVVDIEAIKQAGLSIGADPMGGASVDYWGAIGEKFGLDLAVVNPLVDATWRFMTLDTDGKIRMDCSSAHSMASLVHNRDRYDIATGNDADADRHGIVTPDAGLMNPNHYLAVAIEYLFAHRPGWGEHTAVGKTLVSSSMIDRVVDNLGRKLVEVPVGFKWFVPGLIDGSIGFGGEESAGASFLRHNGQVWSTDKDGIILDLLASEITAVTGKTPSQRYAELAEEYGAPAYARTDAEANREQKAILKALSPDQVSATELAGEKITAKLTKAPGNGAPIGGLKVTTENAWFAARPSGTEDKYKIYAESFRGEEHLKQVQEAAQNLVSEVLGQS from the coding sequence ATGGCACATCCCCGCGCAGGTCAAGTGGCCCAGCCCGAAGATTTGATTGACATTGCCGAGCTGGTAACCGCCTACTACACCCGTATTCCCGATCCAGAAAACCCTGATCAGCAGGTAGCTTTCGGCACATCCGGGCACCGAGGTTCCTCTTTGGATACTGCTTTTAATGAGCAGCACATCCTGGCCACCACCCAGGCCATCGTGGATTATCGCCTCAAGCACAACATTGGCGGCCCGATCTTTATTGGCCGCGACCCGCACGCCTTGAGCGAGCCTGCGATGATCTCGGCCCTTGAGGTGCTGCTGGCTAATGATCTTGAAGTGCTTGTCGATGACCGCGGTCGCTATACCCCAACCCCTGCGGTATCCCACGCCATTTTGCAGCACAATGCCGCGCTTTCTGGGGGTGTGACGGGCAGTGATCCCAAGCGCGCCGATGGCATCGTGATTACCCCTTCGCACAACCCGCCGCGCGATGGTGGCTTCAAATACAACCCGCCCAATGGTGGGCCGGCAGATACCGACGCCACCGATTGGATTGCACAGCGTGCCAATGAGCTGCTGCGTGGCGGGCTCAATGGGGTCAAGCGCAGCAGTGTCAGTGGTGTGCTCGATCCGCGCACCCGCAAGTACAACTACCTGGATAGCTATATTGCGGATCTGCCCAATGTGGTTGATATCGAGGCCATTAAGCAGGCCGGGCTTTCTATTGGTGCCGATCCTATGGGTGGTGCATCGGTGGATTATTGGGGTGCTATCGGAGAGAAATTTGGCCTCGACCTGGCGGTGGTGAATCCGCTGGTTGATGCCACTTGGCGTTTTATGACGTTGGATACCGACGGAAAGATCCGCATGGATTGCTCCTCGGCGCATTCCATGGCCTCGCTGGTGCATAATCGCGATCGCTACGACATCGCCACCGGCAATGATGCCGACGCTGATCGCCACGGCATTGTTACTCCCGATGCTGGGCTGATGAATCCCAATCACTATCTTGCTGTGGCCATCGAGTACCTGTTTGCCCACCGTCCGGGCTGGGGTGAGCACACGGCAGTGGGCAAGACCTTGGTGTCTTCTTCCATGATTGATCGCGTGGTGGACAATCTTGGGCGAAAGCTGGTCGAGGTTCCCGTGGGATTTAAGTGGTTTGTTCCTGGGCTTATCGACGGTTCCATTGGCTTCGGTGGCGAAGAATCCGCCGGCGCCTCCTTCCTTCGCCACAATGGCCAGGTGTGGTCCACTGATAAAGACGGCATCATCTTGGATCTGCTTGCCTCGGAAATTACCGCCGTGACCGGCAAGACGCCTTCGCAGCGCTATGCGGAATTGGCCGAAGAATATGGAGCACCCGCCTATGCGCGCACCGATGCAGAGGCCAACCGTGAGCAAAAGGCAATCTTGAAGGCGCTCTCGCCGGATCAGGTCAGTGCTACGGAATTGGCTGGTGAGAAGATCACCGCGAAGCTGACTAAGGCGCCGGGTAATGGTGCTCCCATTGGTGGTTTGAAGGTCACCACCGAAAACGCCTGGTTTGCTGCTCGCCCCTCGGGCACTGAGGATAAGTACAAGATTTATGCCGAATCCTTCCGTGGCGAGGAGCACCTCAAGCAGGTGCAAGAAGCAGCACAGAACCTTGTATCTGAGGTGCTTGGCCAAAGCTAG
- a CDS encoding ABC transporter ATP-binding protein, whose translation MITTQHFSPSFLRRVAQLLSVEGEQHLRRMLVLSLICGVIRGLALVAFLPGAASLVSGDPVWELRFSQWLLVLALLACTSAVLEYFLAIANYSVAIDVVASIHLKIGQRVSRLPLGYFKPQSAGEFSRLVSRQMLNLGESFAHMYSPMIMHACTMLVLLIGTWVWAPTMGLILSATVPLVVLAAYLANRCERRSSALTDPPNRQVASRLVEFAQNQAILRACGKAQAFQPLERAINTSEQRSSKALWWGLLGQLIHGTAAQNVAVLAMVLAVGVGTGLQDAVATIVFIGIMLRFTTILNEIGQLGMGVQGSQPLLEQVFELLDEPIIEDPVRTRGINQPGAIALRDVSFSYTKDCPVLRDVSFAFPPHSFNAIVGPSGSGKTTIARLIARFYPVDHGEVLVGGVRVEEQALAQLMSQLAWVFQDVYLYDDTLRANILVGNPHASEEQLQHAARLAGVDEIIQRLPQGWDTPVGEGGRALSGGERQRVSIARAILKDAPIVLFDEATSALDPANERRVVQALEYLRQRSTLVVIAHKLSTIESADNIVVLNDQGRISQQGTHEELLHQDGTYQQFWQRRHAAQGWSLT comes from the coding sequence ATGATAACTACCCAACATTTTTCGCCCAGTTTTCTCCGCCGCGTTGCCCAATTGCTTTCCGTCGAGGGTGAACAGCACCTGCGTCGAATGCTCGTGCTATCGCTGATCTGCGGTGTCATTCGCGGCCTCGCCCTTGTGGCCTTTTTGCCGGGAGCTGCAAGCTTGGTCAGCGGGGATCCAGTATGGGAACTTCGTTTTAGCCAGTGGCTGCTCGTATTGGCGCTCTTGGCCTGCACCTCGGCGGTATTGGAATACTTCCTGGCAATTGCTAACTACAGCGTCGCCATTGACGTGGTGGCAAGCATTCACTTGAAAATCGGCCAGCGCGTCTCCCGCCTGCCGTTGGGCTATTTCAAGCCGCAGAGCGCAGGTGAATTCTCCCGCTTGGTTTCGCGTCAGATGCTCAACTTGGGCGAGTCTTTTGCCCACATGTATTCCCCGATGATCATGCACGCTTGCACCATGTTGGTGCTGCTCATAGGCACCTGGGTGTGGGCGCCAACGATGGGCTTGATTCTCAGCGCAACGGTGCCGCTGGTGGTGCTCGCGGCGTATCTGGCAAATCGTTGCGAACGTCGTTCTTCTGCACTGACCGATCCGCCAAATAGGCAAGTGGCCAGCCGGTTGGTTGAGTTTGCCCAAAATCAAGCGATATTAAGAGCCTGCGGTAAGGCCCAGGCTTTCCAGCCCCTTGAGCGTGCGATCAACACCAGCGAACAGCGAAGCTCGAAGGCGCTGTGGTGGGGGCTACTGGGTCAATTGATTCATGGCACCGCCGCCCAGAACGTCGCTGTGCTCGCCATGGTGCTTGCCGTAGGCGTTGGCACGGGGCTTCAAGATGCTGTGGCCACCATCGTGTTCATCGGCATCATGTTGCGTTTTACCACCATCTTGAATGAGATCGGCCAGTTGGGCATGGGCGTGCAGGGTTCGCAACCGCTGCTTGAGCAGGTATTTGAGCTTCTCGACGAGCCAATCATCGAAGATCCCGTACGCACCCGAGGGATCAACCAGCCTGGTGCCATCGCGTTGCGCGATGTGAGCTTTTCCTACACCAAGGACTGCCCCGTGCTTCGGGATGTCTCCTTTGCGTTCCCTCCCCATTCCTTCAACGCCATCGTCGGTCCCTCCGGCAGCGGAAAAACAACGATCGCCCGGCTGATCGCGCGCTTTTATCCCGTTGATCACGGCGAGGTGCTCGTGGGTGGGGTGCGTGTAGAAGAACAGGCACTGGCCCAGCTTATGAGCCAATTGGCGTGGGTATTCCAAGATGTGTATCTCTACGATGACACCCTTCGGGCCAATATTTTGGTGGGCAACCCCCATGCCAGTGAAGAGCAGTTGCAGCACGCGGCCCGTCTTGCAGGCGTGGACGAGATCATCCAGCGATTGCCCCAGGGCTGGGATACCCCGGTAGGCGAGGGTGGCCGCGCGCTTTCCGGTGGGGAACGCCAGCGCGTTTCTATTGCCAGGGCAATTCTCAAAGACGCCCCCATCGTCTTGTTCGACGAAGCCACCAGCGCCCTCGACCCGGCCAATGAGCGGCGAGTGGTCCAGGCTCTTGAGTACCTTCGTCAACGCTCTACACTGGTGGTGATTGCCCACAAGCTCTCCACGATTGAATCCGCTGACAATATTGTGGTGCTTAATGATCAAGGCCGCATCAGTCAGCAGGGAACTCACGAGGAGCTGCTGCATCAAGACGGCACGTATCAACAGTTCTGGCAACGCAGACATGCAGCTCAAGGATGGTCACTGACATGA
- a CDS encoding ABC transporter permease, with product MSSQSAMWRVGWRSVMAHKVRFGLTVIAVVLGTAFVAGSLMFTSALSATFDQALNKAFYNIDAVVKGNQQPISREDLDRTRALPEVSTVFVHDTTSVVIAKAGEDSPLPTGGMQTSVGVWYEAAPNSDEAVVDTVTLQSGAAPEGENQVAIPASQQAMLGLDVGDELIAVSANGQFTYTISGTYSDEGVGEPGIKLLMAEPAYLDRYDAGGISTLLVRSDALSDVATVDLLKQNFPGLDVRTGTQFADDVTGSFKESMAFVTYFLVAFGLIALVVGTFIIANTFSMLVAQRTKEFALLRALGISRGQLRRSVTFEAIIVGISGSILGVLGGIGLVAGIRALMSAFGVELSGMGFGVTPRSVIVPLVLGVLVTVISAWAPARRASAVHPVEAMRQGSGANERLHKRTIGGAVLLVVGIAFALAGVVLDQEPTKTRAILVGIGAFALIVGVFFASAAASIPLVGGIGKVVGAPFGSVGRLAQTNARRTPKRTATTAFALTLGVALVTLISMFSATLDNSIRDLSENEIKVDYILMGPGTGELPLPEDAIEKVKEVPGVADVSELSYALATLEEPPAQPMMQGPTGFLSTMDGNPAEVYVMDGIEGDTDLSQPNRMVASEEVAKQRNWQIGQRVPLFNGNGVPIGDVELSGTFATSKVASPITVSQSTFNDKFATTAVVAMFVNGDGSLSKEELRQRLEEAVAGSLYVRVQTPEEFADQQAGMVKNIMNILYGLLGLAVIIAVIGIINTLALNVIERRQEIGMLRAVGMHKRQLRGMITLESVQIALYGALLGVGLGVGIGAAFLKVLASQGLDALTIPVTQILWVLFGAAIVGVIAALWPAQRAASTPPLEAMVD from the coding sequence GTGTCATCCCAATCAGCCATGTGGCGCGTGGGATGGCGCTCGGTGATGGCCCACAAGGTGCGCTTCGGGCTCACTGTCATCGCGGTGGTGCTCGGCACCGCCTTCGTGGCCGGATCCCTGATGTTTACCAGCGCGCTGAGTGCCACTTTTGATCAGGCTTTAAACAAGGCGTTTTATAACATCGACGCCGTGGTCAAGGGCAACCAACAGCCCATTTCCAGAGAAGATCTGGACCGAACAAGGGCGCTGCCTGAAGTATCCACCGTCTTTGTTCACGACACCACCTCGGTGGTGATTGCCAAAGCTGGGGAAGATAGCCCGCTGCCAACCGGCGGCATGCAAACCTCGGTGGGGGTGTGGTACGAAGCCGCCCCCAATAGCGATGAGGCAGTGGTAGATACCGTCACGCTTCAAAGTGGTGCAGCCCCTGAAGGCGAAAACCAGGTGGCGATCCCTGCATCCCAACAGGCCATGCTTGGCCTCGATGTGGGCGATGAGCTCATTGCCGTCAGTGCCAACGGGCAATTCACCTACACCATTAGCGGCACCTATAGCGATGAAGGCGTAGGCGAACCCGGCATTAAGTTGCTCATGGCAGAACCGGCTTATCTAGACCGTTATGATGCCGGCGGAATCTCTACGCTGCTGGTTCGAAGCGATGCGCTTTCAGATGTCGCTACCGTGGATTTGCTCAAGCAGAATTTCCCTGGGCTTGATGTGCGCACCGGCACGCAGTTTGCAGATGACGTGACCGGCAGCTTCAAAGAATCCATGGCCTTCGTTACCTACTTTCTGGTCGCCTTCGGGTTGATTGCACTGGTTGTAGGCACCTTTATCATCGCCAATACCTTCTCCATGCTCGTAGCCCAGCGCACCAAGGAATTTGCGCTCCTGCGCGCTTTAGGCATTTCACGCGGGCAACTGCGCCGCTCGGTCACCTTCGAGGCAATCATCGTTGGCATCAGCGGCTCGATCCTCGGTGTACTCGGCGGCATTGGATTAGTGGCGGGAATCCGCGCGTTAATGAGCGCTTTTGGCGTGGAACTTTCCGGGATGGGCTTTGGCGTGACCCCTCGTTCGGTGATCGTGCCCCTGGTGCTCGGTGTGCTCGTCACGGTGATTTCTGCCTGGGCTCCGGCTAGGAGAGCCTCCGCGGTACATCCAGTTGAGGCCATGCGCCAAGGCAGTGGCGCCAATGAGCGCCTGCATAAGCGCACCATCGGCGGTGCAGTGCTGCTAGTTGTGGGCATTGCCTTTGCCCTCGCCGGTGTTGTGTTGGATCAAGAGCCCACCAAAACCAGGGCCATCCTGGTGGGCATTGGTGCTTTTGCTTTGATCGTTGGTGTGTTCTTTGCTTCGGCTGCGGCATCCATCCCCTTGGTTGGTGGCATTGGCAAAGTGGTCGGTGCTCCCTTCGGTTCGGTGGGGCGTTTGGCGCAAACCAATGCGCGTAGGACTCCCAAGCGCACCGCCACCACCGCCTTTGCGCTTACCTTGGGCGTGGCGTTGGTAACGCTGATTTCAATGTTTTCTGCCACCTTGGATAACAGCATCCGGGATCTTTCAGAAAACGAGATCAAGGTCGATTACATTCTGATGGGCCCAGGTACTGGCGAATTGCCGCTGCCGGAGGATGCCATCGAGAAGGTCAAGGAGGTCCCCGGTGTAGCGGACGTCAGCGAGCTGTCCTATGCATTGGCCACCCTGGAAGAGCCACCGGCGCAGCCGATGATGCAAGGGCCCACTGGCTTCCTATCCACCATGGATGGCAATCCGGCTGAGGTGTATGTGATGGACGGCATCGAGGGCGATACGGACTTAAGCCAGCCAAACCGAATGGTGGCAAGCGAGGAAGTGGCTAAGCAGCGCAATTGGCAGATCGGCCAGCGTGTGCCGCTCTTTAATGGCAATGGTGTGCCCATTGGCGATGTGGAGCTGAGTGGCACGTTTGCCACCTCGAAGGTGGCAAGCCCGATTACTGTTTCGCAGTCCACGTTTAACGACAAATTTGCCACCACAGCGGTGGTAGCCATGTTTGTCAATGGTGATGGAAGCCTGAGTAAGGAAGAGCTGCGCCAGCGGCTCGAAGAAGCTGTTGCCGGATCGCTGTATGTGCGGGTGCAAACCCCTGAAGAGTTTGCTGATCAGCAAGCGGGGATGGTGAAAAACATCATGAACATCCTCTATGGTCTGCTTGGTCTTGCGGTGATCATCGCCGTGATCGGCATTATTAATACCTTGGCGCTCAACGTGATTGAGCGTCGCCAAGAAATCGGCATGCTGCGCGCGGTGGGTATGCATAAGCGCCAGCTCAGGGGCATGATTACGCTCGAATCGGTCCAAATCGCCCTCTATGGTGCCCTTCTTGGTGTAGGCCTTGGTGTTGGCATCGGTGCAGCCTTTTTAAAGGTGCTGGCAAGCCAAGGCCTTGATGCGCTGACTATCCCAGTCACCCAGATTCTTTGGGTGCTCTTCGGTGCGGCAATCGTCGGAGTGATCGCTGCGCTTTGGCCGGCGCAGCGCGCAGCCAGCACACCGCCCTTAGAGGCGATGGTGGATTAA
- a CDS encoding FluC/FEX family fluoride channel, with protein MAYGIRIEAKNMSALSVLAIALGGALGGLLRWALSLLGPVRGTLAANTLACALLGACLAIGIDGFWGLFLATGVAGAFSTWSTLAKELGGLIQAAKHASAALTLVLNLLAGALALWAGGAIGAWVL; from the coding sequence ATGGCTTATGGGATCCGCATTGAGGCAAAGAACATGAGCGCGCTGAGTGTTTTGGCCATCGCCCTTGGCGGAGCCCTCGGCGGGTTGTTGCGCTGGGCATTGAGCCTGCTTGGTCCTGTTCGCGGCACCTTGGCCGCCAATACCTTGGCCTGTGCGCTACTCGGGGCGTGCCTGGCTATTGGCATCGATGGTTTCTGGGGCTTATTTTTAGCCACTGGCGTTGCCGGCGCCTTTTCCACCTGGTCTACCTTGGCCAAAGAGCTGGGAGGCTTGATCCAAGCAGCCAAACACGCCAGCGCCGCCTTGACCCTGGTGCTCAACCTCCTAGCAGGAGCCTTGGCGTTGTGGGCAGGCGGCGCGATTGGGGCGTGGGTGCTTTAA
- a CDS encoding ABC transporter ATP-binding protein yields the protein MNHNVPAARAEGLYKIYGYGDTAVAALNGIDVTFNQGEFTAIMGPSGSGKSTLMHCMAGLDAATGGKVYLGNTELSSLKDRDMTNLRRDRLGFIFQSFNLVPTLNAAENITLPLDIAGKKVDKQWFEQITQRLGLASRLKHNPSELSGGQQQRVACARALVARPEIIFGDEPTGNLDSNSSNQVLSILRTAVDEYEQTVVIVTHDPKAASFADRVIFLADGKIVHELRSPSTEQVYSTMARLEELI from the coding sequence ATGAACCACAACGTACCCGCCGCCCGCGCAGAAGGGCTCTACAAAATCTATGGCTACGGAGACACCGCCGTGGCAGCCCTCAACGGCATTGACGTAACGTTCAACCAAGGCGAATTTACCGCCATCATGGGCCCATCCGGCTCCGGTAAATCTACGCTGATGCACTGCATGGCCGGCCTCGATGCCGCGACCGGCGGCAAGGTGTATCTCGGCAATACGGAGCTTTCCTCGCTCAAAGACCGCGACATGACCAATCTGCGTCGCGATCGCCTAGGGTTCATCTTCCAATCCTTTAACCTTGTTCCCACCTTAAACGCCGCAGAAAACATCACCCTGCCGCTTGATATCGCAGGCAAGAAAGTAGATAAGCAGTGGTTTGAGCAGATCACTCAGCGCCTCGGTTTAGCCTCGCGCCTCAAGCACAACCCCTCGGAGCTATCCGGTGGCCAGCAACAACGTGTGGCCTGCGCCAGGGCTTTGGTGGCTCGCCCCGAGATCATCTTCGGTGATGAGCCCACGGGTAATCTCGACTCGAACTCTTCTAATCAGGTGCTTTCAATCCTGCGCACGGCGGTTGATGAATATGAGCAGACCGTGGTGATCGTGACCCATGATCCCAAGGCTGCCTCCTTTGCCGATCGCGTGATCTTCCTTGCCGATGGCAAGATCGTGCACGAATTGCGCTCCCCTTCAACAGAGCAGGTCTATAGCACCATGGCTCGCCTCGAGGAGCTGATCTAA